A single window of Bacteroidota bacterium DNA harbors:
- a CDS encoding TolC family protein: protein MNRLLLMMALLLPEIFSARTSAIDFSYANSGQTDTVLLDVTVAEQRLVSQSLMLISARYNIDIAKSEVTQAKAWYNPNIVYTQSLYDPTSGTWLDNNPSSGQVDVQIHQLFSIAGKHINAVRLAEIDVQRNQLAFDDLARALKFELYSDLADLYEAQQTDLVFTEELGALDQVIAAAQQELKLGAAAGNDVIRLKAEKQSTISDKLANLNFIEEMEAQLRVLLGYHGNPWLKIDEVPMPAGNIPVLDSLIQSSMKRPDVQLAAADVMWNERNLKLQRSQGVPDLVMGTEYDRRSSYVNKLWTVNAGMDIPIFNRNQGNIRAAGFALVQSEYDDSLQQLNAQSEVVSAYGQFVRIREVRDSVNAQPGVISAHGKDPGSYSADIDLLFKNAVSNYSQRTISLIEFLDQVRTYEEARRGLITLDSDYFRAAQQLNYVTGTTVIR from the coding sequence ATGAATCGCCTTCTATTAATGATGGCGCTGTTGCTCCCGGAAATTTTTTCTGCACGTACCAGCGCAATCGATTTCAGTTACGCAAATTCAGGCCAGACCGATACAGTTTTGCTTGATGTTACTGTTGCGGAGCAGCGCCTCGTGAGCCAGAGTCTCATGCTGATTTCTGCACGTTATAATATTGACATTGCGAAATCGGAAGTGACGCAGGCGAAAGCATGGTACAATCCGAATATTGTTTACACACAGTCCTTATATGATCCTACATCAGGAACGTGGCTCGATAATAATCCTTCATCAGGCCAGGTTGATGTGCAAATTCACCAGCTTTTTTCCATTGCAGGAAAACACATCAACGCAGTACGTCTTGCTGAAATTGATGTGCAACGAAATCAACTTGCTTTCGATGATCTTGCGCGCGCGCTCAAATTCGAATTGTACAGTGACCTCGCTGATCTTTACGAAGCGCAGCAAACCGATCTTGTTTTTACTGAGGAACTCGGCGCACTCGACCAGGTGATCGCGGCAGCACAACAGGAATTGAAACTCGGCGCTGCTGCAGGCAACGATGTCATTCGGTTAAAAGCAGAAAAACAATCTACGATCAGCGATAAATTAGCCAACCTGAATTTCATTGAAGAAATGGAAGCGCAATTGCGTGTGTTGCTCGGCTATCATGGAAATCCGTGGCTGAAGATTGATGAGGTTCCAATGCCTGCGGGAAATATTCCGGTGCTCGATTCACTCATTCAGAGTTCGATGAAACGTCCCGATGTTCAGTTGGCAGCAGCAGATGTAATGTGGAATGAACGCAACCTGAAATTGCAACGCTCGCAGGGTGTTCCTGATCTGGTGATGGGAACAGAGTATGACCGCCGCAGCAGTTATGTGAATAAGTTATGGACGGTGAATGCAGGAATGGATATTCCGATCTTCAATCGTAACCAGGGAAATATTCGCGCAGCAGGATTTGCATTGGTACAATCCGAGTACGACGATTCGCTTCAGCAACTTAATGCGCAATCAGAAGTGGTGTCGGCATACGGGCAATTCGTTCGCATACGCGAAGTGCGCGACAGTGTGAATGCGCAACCGGGCGTGATATCCGCGCATGGAAAAGATCCGGGAAGTTATTCTGCCGACATCGATCTGCTATTTAAAAACGCAGTCAGTAATTATTCTCAAAGAACCATCAGTCTCATCGAGTTTCTTGACCAGGTGAGAACTTACGAAGAAGCACGGCGTGGATTGATCACGCTTGATTCAGATTATTTCCGTGCTGCCCAACAATTGAATTACGTCACAGGAACAACGGTCATCCGTTGA
- a CDS encoding S1/P1 Nuclease, with amino-acid sequence MFFAPSQQAESWGFYGHKKINRMAVFTLPPEMFGFYKKHIEYITDHAVDPDMRRYSVAEEAPRHYIDIDHYGPHCFDSVPKFWKNAVAKYSEDTLNAYGIVPWWIDVMTYRLTQAFRDGDVDKILRISAELGHYVADSNVPLHTTENYNGQLTNQVGIHAFWESRVPELLGGDYDFFVGRAQYVESPINRAWESVKTSHEEVDSVLKIEAQLNATIPADRKYSFENKGNTTVRTYSVEYTTAYSNALNGMVERKMRSSILMLGSLWYTAWVNAGQPDLDKLEDKDVTDSTKKAQEAEEYLWKNGKLKPKGHDD; translated from the coding sequence GTCGCAGCAAGCGGAGTCGTGGGGATTTTACGGCCACAAAAAAATAAACCGTATGGCGGTATTCACACTCCCGCCGGAGATGTTCGGGTTTTACAAAAAACATATTGAGTACATCACTGATCACGCTGTAGATCCCGACATGCGCCGTTATTCTGTTGCGGAAGAAGCGCCGCGTCATTACATCGACATCGATCATTATGGTCCGCATTGTTTCGACAGTGTTCCGAAATTCTGGAAAAATGCGGTGGCGAAATATTCAGAAGACACGCTCAACGCCTATGGAATTGTTCCGTGGTGGATCGATGTGATGACTTATCGTTTGACGCAGGCATTCCGTGATGGAGACGTGGACAAGATCCTCCGGATTTCTGCCGAACTCGGACATTACGTTGCTGATTCAAATGTTCCGCTGCACACCACTGAAAATTATAACGGGCAACTCACGAACCAGGTGGGCATTCATGCATTCTGGGAATCGCGCGTTCCGGAATTACTCGGTGGTGATTATGATTTTTTTGTCGGGCGCGCGCAATATGTGGAATCACCGATCAACAGGGCATGGGAATCTGTAAAAACAAGTCATGAGGAAGTGGATTCTGTTCTGAAAATTGAAGCGCAGTTGAATGCAACGATCCCCGCCGACAGGAAATATTCTTTCGAAAATAAAGGAAATACTACGGTGAGAACTTATTCTGTCGAATATACCACGGCGTACAGCAATGCGTTGAACGGAATGGTCGAAAGAAAAATGAGATCATCCATTCTAATGCTTGGAAGTTTGTGGTACACGGCATGGGTAAATGCCGGGCAACCTGATCTTGATAAACTCGAAGACAAAGACGTGACTGATTCCACCAAAAAGGCGCAGGAAGCAGAAGAATACCTATGGAAAAACGGAAAATTGAAACCCAAAGGGCACGACGATTAG